From Gimesia panareensis, the proteins below share one genomic window:
- a CDS encoding MFS transporter, with protein MTETESTSQAELPSLYHDSSFWGMTFTQFWGAFNDNLYKQLVLLFCAQQALKAGTEDQQFIALAVFALPFVFFSGLGGWYADRHTKRTIVIACKVAEIVIALLAMAAFFTGQLLPLLVVLGLLSTQSAIFGPAKYGILPEMLRSDDLPQANGVIQMTTFVAIIFGMASAGFVKQSFPDALWKTSYFCIAIAVIGTISSLWVRRTPVAHPGLPFRWSTLGINPETRALLKQDRRLLSVLLISSVFWFVGGIVQPLVNIFGIKQLHLSESRTSLMAACMGVGISLGCIAAGRVSHKRVNFKLVTVGSWGLVLCLVLMSGIGWWGPGDGLESARETDASLWEAFIPLNAAEWVSRTVLTLVGFFAGLFIVPLQVELQTRPPKSQKGRMIGTMNLINWVGIVLSAIFFGIFTVVCNALNWPMSHVFLLLALVMLPIALFYHPRDEALSHEAP; from the coding sequence GTGACCGAAACGGAATCGACGTCTCAAGCAGAACTGCCTTCCCTCTATCACGATTCCTCGTTCTGGGGGATGACGTTCACGCAGTTCTGGGGCGCCTTCAACGACAATCTCTATAAACAGCTGGTACTGCTGTTCTGTGCGCAACAGGCGCTCAAGGCCGGCACCGAAGATCAGCAGTTTATCGCACTGGCCGTCTTCGCGCTCCCCTTCGTCTTCTTTTCCGGATTGGGGGGGTGGTACGCGGATCGGCACACGAAACGCACCATTGTCATCGCCTGTAAGGTGGCCGAGATCGTCATTGCCCTGCTGGCAATGGCGGCTTTCTTCACCGGTCAACTGCTGCCGTTGCTGGTGGTCCTTGGTCTGCTCAGCACTCAGAGTGCCATCTTCGGACCTGCCAAATACGGTATCCTCCCGGAGATGCTCCGCAGCGACGACCTGCCCCAGGCCAACGGTGTGATTCAGATGACCACGTTCGTTGCCATCATCTTTGGTATGGCCTCGGCCGGCTTCGTCAAACAGTCCTTCCCCGATGCCTTATGGAAGACCAGCTATTTCTGCATTGCGATTGCCGTGATCGGAACGATATCTTCTCTGTGGGTCCGTCGCACCCCCGTGGCGCATCCGGGGCTCCCCTTTCGCTGGTCCACTCTGGGGATTAACCCCGAAACCAGGGCGCTGCTGAAGCAGGATCGACGTCTCTTATCGGTGCTGCTGATCTCGTCGGTCTTCTGGTTCGTGGGCGGCATCGTCCAGCCCCTGGTGAATATCTTCGGGATCAAACAACTGCATTTGAGTGAGAGTCGCACCAGTCTGATGGCAGCCTGCATGGGCGTTGGTATTTCTCTGGGCTGTATCGCCGCGGGACGCGTTTCGCATAAACGGGTGAATTTCAAACTGGTCACCGTCGGTTCGTGGGGACTCGTGCTCTGCCTGGTTCTGATGTCGGGGATCGGCTGGTGGGGACCGGGGGACGGGCTGGAATCGGCCAGGGAAACCGACGCTTCACTCTGGGAAGCCTTTATTCCCCTCAATGCCGCCGAGTGGGTGTCGAGGACCGTGCTGACCCTGGTCGGGTTCTTTGCCGGCCTGTTCATCGTTCCGCTGCAGGTGGAACTGCAGACCCGGCCTCCCAAATCACAGAAGGGCCGCATGATCGGCACCATGAACCTGATTAACTGGGTGGGCATTGTTCTCTCTGCGATCTTCTTCGGAATTTTTACGGTGGTCTGTAACGCATTGAACTGGCCGATGAGTCATGTCTTTCTGTTGCTGGCCCTGGTCATGCTGCCCATTGCACTGTTTTACCACCCGCGAGATGAAGCTTTATCGCATGAGGCACCTTGA
- a CDS encoding pyridoxamine 5'-phosphate oxidase family protein: protein MTRQFEFNPAKVHTILNETWRHLNHAVETEMHPWRLGTLATLFDNRPRVRTVVLRAIDAEQREMVCYADRRSDKIQEIQNCPWVEWATYDPVTRVQVRLRGQAEVHINDEVSARHWEASSLEHRRGYITVSEPGTKVESATPNLPDYLFDRLPNDEESQLGYKNFAVIVCRVEYIDWLELRRNGHLAAQFLWTDKWEGHWKYA, encoded by the coding sequence ATGACTCGACAATTTGAATTCAACCCGGCCAAAGTCCACACGATACTCAACGAGACGTGGCGGCACCTGAATCACGCGGTCGAAACCGAAATGCATCCCTGGCGGCTGGGAACGCTGGCGACCCTCTTCGATAATCGGCCCCGTGTCCGGACCGTGGTCCTGCGCGCCATCGATGCGGAGCAGCGGGAAATGGTCTGCTATGCCGATCGGCGGTCGGATAAAATCCAGGAAATCCAGAACTGTCCCTGGGTAGAATGGGCCACTTATGATCCGGTCACGCGGGTCCAGGTGCGTCTGCGTGGCCAGGCGGAAGTCCACATCAATGACGAGGTCTCTGCCCGGCACTGGGAGGCCAGCAGCCTCGAACACCGCCGAGGTTATATCACTGTTTCAGAACCGGGGACCAAAGTAGAAAGTGCGACGCCCAATCTGCCGGACTACCTGTTCGATCGCCTGCCCAATGATGAAGAGTCTCAACTGGGCTATAAAAATTTCGCGGTGATTGTCTGCCGCGTCGAATATATCGACTGGCTGGAACTCCGCCGCAACGGCCACCTCGCCGCTCAGTTCCTCTGGACCGACAAATGGGAAGGTCACTGGAAATATGCGTAA
- a CDS encoding DUF1559 family PulG-like putative transporter, whose protein sequence is MPRQLRKDLGIMTGVFLLLVALISPAIQRSRTAARLSTAKNNLKQIGLALHNYHDTHACFPPGGVIRQDGTAMHGWLSMLQPYLDASPLYSMTRFSEPWDSPQNFPVYEHSIPVFQLPERDMGLTSGGYGVTCLMGNTNVLHRNHSVRLREITKGSSHTWIAGEVAGNFQPWGYPFNWRPLGTKLCDGPDSFGQLIWDGAHLLLADGSIHFYSTETAPEILQALAEAPPIATRAQIAVPARTFTIGDYYWDPIDLQSDPQGENQYIVKVLRSPSGAPLKMSVRSKFIVRPGDRPEYKGKGAVFLFLAHVGPQTDIASTLKATTLADETNPAQFQANVKLLRALQQELPADPEGSEP, encoded by the coding sequence ATGCCCAGACAGCTCAGAAAAGATCTCGGGATCATGACGGGTGTTTTCCTGCTGCTCGTGGCACTGATCTCTCCGGCGATTCAGCGTTCCCGGACAGCAGCCCGCCTGTCGACGGCGAAGAATAACCTCAAGCAGATCGGTCTGGCACTGCACAATTACCATGACACCCATGCTTGTTTTCCGCCCGGCGGCGTCATACGCCAGGACGGAACCGCCATGCATGGCTGGCTGAGTATGCTCCAGCCCTATCTGGATGCCAGTCCGCTCTATAGCATGACCCGCTTTTCCGAGCCTTGGGACAGTCCCCAGAATTTCCCGGTCTATGAGCACTCAATCCCCGTCTTTCAGCTTCCCGAACGAGACATGGGCCTGACCAGCGGGGGATACGGAGTCACCTGTTTGATGGGAAACACGAATGTGCTGCACCGCAACCATTCCGTGCGACTCCGGGAAATCACCAAAGGCAGCTCTCATACCTGGATCGCAGGTGAGGTGGCCGGGAACTTTCAGCCTTGGGGCTATCCCTTCAACTGGCGGCCGCTGGGGACGAAACTCTGTGACGGGCCGGACAGTTTCGGCCAGCTTATCTGGGACGGCGCCCATCTCCTGCTGGCGGATGGCAGCATCCATTTTTATTCCACTGAGACTGCTCCTGAAATCCTGCAGGCACTCGCGGAAGCACCGCCGATCGCCACCCGCGCACAGATTGCAGTTCCCGCACGCACCTTTACCATCGGCGACTATTATTGGGACCCCATCGACCTGCAGTCCGATCCGCAGGGAGAAAATCAATATATTGTCAAAGTGCTGCGAAGCCCGTCTGGAGCTCCGTTGAAAATGAGTGTCCGTTCTAAATTCATTGTGAGGCCGGGAGACAGACCTGAGTACAAAGGCAAGGGAGCAGTGTTTCTGTTCCTGGCACACGTTGGCCCGCAGACCGACATCGCCTCCACGCTCAAAGCGACGACACTTGCGGACGAAACCAACCCCGCGCAGTTCCAGGCGAACGTCAAACTGTTACGTGCCCTTCAGCAAGAGTTACCCGCAGACCCTGAAGGGAGTGAACCATGA
- a CDS encoding DUF1559 family PulG-like putative transporter, with amino-acid sequence MSRAEFGVVIGVMLLLIALVLPALQHSREEARQSMSKNNLKQIGLALYNYEDFHMALPYGGTIREDGVAMHGWLMGIMPFLNQNNFSNRLDYDQSWSSSVNEPVYIASIYCYQVPGVTADYTTTGLGLTHYLGNPNLLHRNRRVTFDQLERGTSYQWIAGEVAGNFQPWSYPFNWRPLGTKLCDGPHSFGHPAWDGGHLLRADGSVTFFSDQTAPEILKAFAEAPPVATREQTAVPDRTFDYGDFHWERVDLQSDLIAENIYVALVLRHYWETSLLINVYTAANRSPEERRNSKSQGDRLHFLLKIDASTDIAAALKATTLKDESSPQQFQANVKLLQEIQKEMTSSDSRQ; translated from the coding sequence ATGAGCCGGGCAGAATTTGGTGTCGTAATCGGGGTCATGCTGTTATTGATCGCCCTGGTGTTGCCGGCATTGCAGCACTCCAGGGAAGAAGCCCGCCAATCGATGTCGAAAAACAACCTGAAACAGATCGGGTTAGCACTTTACAATTACGAGGATTTCCATATGGCCCTGCCTTACGGAGGGACGATTCGAGAAGACGGCGTGGCAATGCACGGCTGGCTGATGGGGATCATGCCCTTTTTGAACCAAAATAATTTCTCCAACCGACTTGATTACGATCAATCATGGAGCAGTTCAGTAAATGAGCCTGTGTATATTGCTTCGATCTATTGTTATCAGGTTCCCGGAGTCACTGCAGATTATACTACCACCGGTTTGGGCCTGACTCATTATCTGGGGAATCCTAACCTGCTGCATCGCAACCGTCGAGTGACGTTCGACCAGTTGGAACGCGGCACCTCTTATCAGTGGATCGCAGGTGAAGTGGCCGGGAACTTTCAGCCCTGGAGCTATCCTTTCAACTGGCGCCCGTTGGGAACGAAATTGTGTGACGGACCCCATAGTTTTGGCCATCCTGCCTGGGACGGCGGACACCTGCTGCGTGCCGACGGCAGTGTGACGTTTTTCTCCGATCAGACCGCGCCCGAAATTCTGAAAGCGTTTGCCGAAGCGCCTCCCGTCGCGACCCGAGAACAGACTGCGGTCCCCGATCGCACGTTTGATTACGGCGATTTTCACTGGGAACGCGTTGACCTGCAGTCTGATCTCATTGCAGAAAATATTTATGTAGCACTGGTGTTGCGGCATTACTGGGAAACGTCGTTACTGATCAATGTCTATACTGCGGCGAATCGATCACCAGAAGAACGGAGAAACTCTAAATCTCAGGGAGACAGACTTCATTTTTTGTTAAAGATCGATGCCTCTACCGATATTGCTGCCGCGCTCAAAGCTACGACGCTCAAGGATGAATCCAGCCCTCAACAGTTTCAGGCGAATGTGAAACTGCTCCAGGAGATCCAGAAAGAGATGACTTCCAGTGACTCTCGCCAATAA
- a CDS encoding DUF1559 family PulG-like putative transporter produces MSRTECGVVVGILLLLTALLVPEVQHAREAARQSQSKNNLKQIGLALYNYQETFTTLPPGGTIREDGVAIHGWFMLLLRCMGDSPFAECIDYNKPWDSPENIPMSEMWIYDYQIHGVDADYSTTGFGMTLYQGNPNLLYRNSSVSLEQLEDGTAHHWLAGEVAGNYQPWGYPFNWRPLGAKLCDGPNSFGRPVWGGGHLLRADGSVTFFSDQTAPEILKAFAEAPPVATRTQTAVPDRRFDYGAFLWERIDLQSDPRADNIYVVRMLRKKWGSPILINVYTAANISPEVRATYKYQGDVLHFLLRIDASTEIADALQATTLKEESSSDQFQANLKLLKSIQAQLPQADTP; encoded by the coding sequence ATGAGCCGGACGGAATGCGGTGTCGTGGTCGGGATTCTTCTCCTGCTGACCGCCCTGCTGGTACCAGAAGTACAACACGCCCGGGAAGCGGCCCGTCAGTCCCAATCTAAGAATAATCTGAAGCAAATCGGTCTGGCCCTCTACAATTATCAGGAAACCTTTACGACCCTGCCTCCAGGAGGGACGATCCGTGAAGATGGTGTGGCGATACATGGCTGGTTCATGCTACTTCTAAGATGCATGGGTGACAGCCCTTTTGCTGAGTGTATCGATTATAACAAACCCTGGGACAGTCCTGAAAACATTCCGATGTCTGAAATGTGGATTTACGATTATCAGATTCACGGAGTCGATGCCGACTATTCTACCACCGGTTTCGGTATGACTCTCTACCAGGGAAATCCTAATCTGCTGTATCGCAACAGTTCTGTGTCTCTCGAACAACTGGAAGATGGGACCGCGCATCACTGGCTGGCAGGCGAAGTCGCCGGGAATTATCAGCCGTGGGGCTATCCCTTTAACTGGCGCCCGCTGGGGGCGAAATTGTGTGATGGCCCGAACAGCTTCGGTCGTCCCGTCTGGGGCGGCGGTCACCTGCTGCGTGCCGATGGCAGTGTGACGTTTTTTTCCGATCAGACCGCGCCCGAAATATTGAAAGCGTTTGCCGAGGCACCTCCCGTCGCGACCCGCACACAGACCGCGGTTCCCGATCGCAGGTTTGATTACGGCGCTTTTCTCTGGGAACGCATAGATTTGCAGTCCGATCCCCGGGCAGACAATATTTATGTAGTGAGGATGCTACGGAAGAAATGGGGTTCGCCGATATTGATCAACGTCTATACTGCGGCGAATATTTCGCCGGAAGTACGTGCAACCTATAAATATCAGGGTGACGTACTTCATTTTTTGTTACGAATCGATGCCTCTACCGAGATTGCTGATGCGCTCCAGGCAACGACTCTCAAGGAAGAATCCAGCTCCGATCAGTTTCAGGCGAATCTGAAATTGCTAAAATCAATTCAGGCACAACTGCCGCAAGCCGATACACCCTGA
- a CDS encoding DUF1559 family PulG-like putative transporter has product MQRWISIVVVLLLIILVIGLTMPAVEQSREAARRSTSKNNLKQIGLALLNYHETHKCLPPGGVIREDGLALHGWFTMILPFCDVSHDYAMINFQIPWNQGRNSELFEQSRPLFLIPGSDFQFTSQGFALTNYLANPHQLYRNSNVTFEQMENGTAHTWLAGEVAGNFQPWGYPFNWRPLGTKLCAGPNSYGHPPWRGGHLLFADGSVSFFSENTSDVILEKFAAAPPVPTAEQVAVPDRQFETGGFYWNKEQLLSDSKAKEMFYVRILRGKTSSPLKLAVYSNRNPQYVADDDPALQVKYTGPYFLFTIDKTTDIAEALKDSSLSEATSPAQLQKNEEILNNLQSQLPE; this is encoded by the coding sequence ATGCAACGCTGGATTTCTATCGTTGTCGTTCTGTTATTAATTATTCTGGTCATCGGCCTGACAATGCCTGCGGTGGAGCAATCCAGAGAAGCGGCCCGCCGGTCGACTTCAAAGAATAACCTGAAGCAGATCGGTCTGGCGTTGCTGAATTATCATGAAACGCACAAGTGCCTGCCCCCCGGCGGCGTGATTCGCGAAGATGGCCTGGCGCTACACGGCTGGTTCACGATGATCCTGCCTTTTTGTGACGTGAGCCACGACTACGCGATGATCAACTTCCAGATTCCCTGGAATCAGGGGCGGAACAGTGAACTGTTTGAACAGTCACGCCCCCTGTTTCTGATTCCCGGCAGCGATTTTCAATTTACCAGCCAGGGGTTCGCCCTGACGAATTATCTGGCCAATCCGCATCAGCTCTATCGTAACAGCAATGTTACCTTCGAACAAATGGAGAACGGTACCGCGCACACCTGGCTGGCCGGGGAAGTGGCCGGCAACTTCCAGCCGTGGGGCTATCCCTTCAACTGGCGACCGCTGGGCACAAAACTCTGCGCGGGGCCCAACAGCTATGGCCATCCCCCCTGGCGGGGCGGACACCTGCTGTTTGCGGACGGCAGTGTCTCTTTCTTTTCGGAAAATACTTCGGACGTGATCCTGGAAAAATTTGCCGCGGCACCGCCGGTGCCCACTGCAGAACAGGTGGCCGTCCCGGACCGGCAGTTTGAAACCGGGGGCTTTTACTGGAATAAAGAGCAGCTGTTGTCAGATTCAAAAGCGAAAGAGATGTTTTATGTCCGCATCCTGCGTGGAAAGACATCGTCTCCACTCAAGCTGGCCGTTTATTCCAACAGAAATCCCCAATACGTGGCAGATGACGATCCCGCACTACAGGTGAAGTACACCGGTCCCTACTTTCTCTTCACCATCGACAAAACCACTGACATTGCAGAAGCGTTAAAAGACAGTTCACTGTCAGAGGCAACCTCTCCCGCACAGCTGCAAAAGAATGAAGAGATTTTAAATAACCTGCAGAGTCAACTGCCTGAATAG
- a CDS encoding DUF1559 family PulG-like putative transporter, translated as MQRWISTGVVLLLFVLVFGLLIPAIHQAREAARKSTSKNNLKQIGLAVGNYADAHRCLPSGGVIREDGTAMQGWMTMYLPFMDASADFNRVNMQAAWNSLVNRNVTETVRPYYLNPSVRANSTSTGYGVTHYLSNPHLYYRNSSVTFEQMENGTAHTWVTGEVAGEFQPWAYPFNWRPLGTQLCNGPGSFGYPAWQGGHLLFADGSVSFFSEKTSAVILEKFAAAPPVPTREQIAVPEKRFETGIFYWKQMPLQTEPDRDHTYFAKVLENSDQRPVLIQLFRSNHKELSEEEQQQMHLEDQRTFSVPRLILQISKTTDLQQALKDSPLSEDTNAAQMQVILNRLESLQKQLP; from the coding sequence ATGCAGCGCTGGATCTCAACAGGCGTCGTTCTGCTCCTGTTTGTCCTGGTGTTCGGTCTTCTGATTCCAGCAATACACCAGGCGCGCGAGGCGGCCCGCAAATCGACCTCGAAAAACAACCTGAAGCAGATCGGCCTGGCGGTGGGAAACTATGCAGACGCGCATCGCTGCCTGCCTTCCGGCGGAGTCATTCGCGAGGACGGCACCGCCATGCAGGGTTGGATGACGATGTATCTCCCCTTTATGGATGCCAGCGCGGATTTTAACAGGGTCAATATGCAGGCAGCATGGAACAGTCTGGTCAATCGTAATGTGACAGAAACCGTCCGGCCTTACTATCTGAATCCGTCTGTCCGGGCTAATTCTACGAGTACCGGCTATGGGGTGACGCATTATCTGAGTAATCCCCATCTCTATTACCGCAACAGCAGCGTTACTTTCGAGCAGATGGAGAACGGCACCGCACATACCTGGGTGACCGGGGAGGTAGCCGGTGAATTTCAGCCCTGGGCTTACCCGTTCAACTGGCGTCCCCTGGGAACACAACTCTGTAACGGACCGGGAAGCTTCGGATATCCTGCCTGGCAGGGCGGACATCTGCTGTTCGCGGACGGTAGTGTCTCTTTTTTTTCCGAGAAGACGTCGGCTGTGATCCTGGAAAAGTTTGCTGCAGCCCCTCCCGTTCCCACCAGAGAGCAAATCGCGGTTCCCGAAAAACGCTTTGAAACAGGTATTTTTTACTGGAAGCAGATGCCGCTTCAGACAGAACCGGACAGAGATCACACATATTTTGCAAAAGTGCTCGAAAACAGCGATCAACGGCCGGTCTTGATCCAGCTTTTCAGGAGCAACCACAAAGAACTGTCAGAAGAAGAGCAGCAGCAGATGCACCTGGAAGACCAGCGAACATTTTCAGTGCCCCGCTTGATATTACAGATCAGCAAGACCACCGATCTCCAGCAGGCATTGAAAGACAGCCCGCTTTCGGAAGACACGAACGCCGCACAAATGCAGGTGATTCTCAATCGACTCGAATCACTCCAGAAACAGTTGCCGTAA
- a CDS encoding tetratricopeptide repeat protein: MKSEHRHDLQTNDLGKLMGQAEPFVEKYGMKILAAIGGIFVLLVVLVIWNSKQNSQASEGWTRLAAAGSTEDFENVAEDFAGSPVADWALIHAAESHLQSGIRSSFTDRSAGDRELKDAKEQFQQLLDSTSTPAEIRERALFGMARVEETTSDGDLKTATELYKKLISEFPESVFRQLAEQRVKPVDAEKVAALDQEGTKEFYKWFHEQNPKPGDRQRPGFNMPMPGMAPQGAAPQGGAPAGGETTPGLPALPALPSLPGLPEPLTSEEGKSSKSTPATPEKTETPAPAKKPAPETGKAPAEPSKAEQPKTEAPKPEPAPEKKP, from the coding sequence ATGAAGAGCGAACATCGACACGATCTGCAAACAAACGACCTGGGCAAACTGATGGGCCAGGCGGAACCTTTTGTGGAAAAATATGGCATGAAAATCCTGGCCGCCATCGGGGGCATTTTTGTGCTGCTCGTCGTGCTGGTCATCTGGAATTCGAAGCAAAACTCGCAGGCGTCGGAAGGCTGGACCCGTCTGGCAGCGGCTGGCTCAACCGAAGATTTTGAGAACGTCGCCGAGGACTTTGCCGGCTCTCCCGTGGCTGACTGGGCACTCATTCACGCCGCCGAAAGCCATCTGCAGTCCGGCATTCGCAGCTCCTTTACTGACCGCAGTGCCGGAGATCGGGAACTGAAGGACGCCAAAGAGCAGTTCCAACAGCTTCTGGATTCTACCTCCACACCTGCTGAAATCCGCGAGCGGGCACTGTTCGGGATGGCACGCGTGGAAGAAACGACATCGGACGGCGATCTGAAGACCGCTACCGAGCTCTATAAAAAACTGATCTCAGAGTTTCCCGAATCCGTCTTCCGTCAGCTGGCAGAACAACGGGTTAAACCGGTGGATGCGGAAAAAGTGGCTGCCCTGGATCAGGAAGGGACCAAAGAATTCTATAAGTGGTTCCACGAGCAGAATCCCAAGCCTGGCGACCGTCAGCGTCCCGGTTTCAACATGCCAATGCCTGGCATGGCACCTCAAGGAGCGGCGCCTCAGGGTGGAGCACCCGCAGGTGGCGAAACCACTCCGGGCCTGCCGGCTCTTCCCGCGCTCCCGAGCCTGCCCGGTCTGCCTGAGCCTCTGACCTCAGAGGAAGGAAAGAGCAGCAAATCCACACCGGCAACTCCTGAGAAAACTGAAACACCTGCACCTGCGAAGAAACCGGCTCCGGAGACAGGGAAGGCCCCCGCTGAACCCTCCAAGGCAGAGCAACCCAAAACCGAGGCACCGAAGCCGGAACCAGCTCCCGAAAAGAAACCGTAA
- a CDS encoding RluA family pseudouridine synthase, whose translation MSDELSSPPELSTEPIEITVEARAHGWRIDHYLSRLYPNYTRVLFQKAIKQEAVLVNGLPVKAARRMRVNDRVSVRLPELPDNQLPPEDIPLDIVYEDEYIAVINKPSDMIVHPGKGNYAGTLAGALQHHFDQLSDVAGQFRPGIVHRLDRNTSGLLVVAKDNQVHARLSAQFEKREVQKEYRAIVWGRMEFDTDFIETFMCVHPRHREKMIVCDEGGNARDAFTYYEVIQRYKAFTYVRLKPKTGRTHQLRVHMQHIGHPIVADRVYGGRMALKMKDLGVQAEADAADQESDILIERQALHAHCLEFSHPHSGKPMKFQAPLPEDMQQTLAALDQYQKED comes from the coding sequence ATGTCTGACGAACTTTCGTCACCGCCGGAGCTTTCCACCGAGCCGATCGAAATCACTGTCGAGGCACGCGCGCATGGCTGGCGAATCGATCACTACCTGAGCCGCCTGTATCCCAATTACACCCGCGTCCTGTTCCAGAAAGCCATCAAGCAGGAAGCGGTGCTCGTCAATGGTCTGCCCGTGAAAGCCGCACGACGGATGCGGGTGAATGACCGCGTGTCGGTCCGTCTGCCCGAGCTGCCCGATAATCAGCTTCCCCCGGAAGACATCCCGCTGGACATCGTCTACGAAGACGAGTATATCGCCGTCATCAACAAACCCTCGGATATGATCGTCCATCCGGGCAAAGGCAATTATGCGGGAACCCTGGCCGGGGCGCTGCAGCACCACTTCGATCAGCTCAGCGATGTCGCGGGCCAGTTTCGACCCGGAATTGTGCATCGCCTCGACCGCAACACCAGCGGCCTGCTGGTCGTCGCCAAAGACAACCAGGTACACGCCCGCCTGAGTGCCCAGTTCGAGAAACGGGAAGTGCAGAAGGAATATCGGGCGATTGTCTGGGGGCGGATGGAGTTCGATACCGATTTCATCGAGACCTTCATGTGCGTGCATCCCCGGCACCGGGAGAAAATGATCGTCTGTGATGAGGGTGGGAACGCCCGCGACGCGTTCACCTACTACGAAGTGATTCAGCGTTATAAAGCGTTTACCTACGTGCGGCTCAAACCCAAAACCGGGAGGACGCACCAGTTGCGCGTGCACATGCAGCATATCGGGCATCCGATTGTGGCAGACCGCGTGTATGGCGGCCGGATGGCTCTGAAAATGAAGGATCTGGGCGTGCAGGCCGAGGCAGACGCCGCGGACCAGGAGAGTGATATTCTCATCGAACGACAGGCCCTGCATGCCCATTGTCTGGAATTTAGCCACCCGCACAGTGGAAAACCGATGAAGTTTCAGGCACCATTACCAGAAGATATGCAACAGACCTTAGCCGCCCTGGACCAGTATCAGAAGGAAGATTGA
- a CDS encoding fumarylacetoacetate hydrolase family protein yields the protein MKLAKVLLSNGERHVAIVEENGVQLLDLSQVDNIHRLSDILYSPDPAGLAKFLIDKELPPVPFNQLEFLAPVDFQEVWAAGVTYKRSQVARMEESETAASHYDQVYTADRPELFFKATPNRVCGPNQPVRVRFDSQWSVPEPELTLVVSPDLKLVGYTVGNDMSARDIEGENPLYLPQAKFYKECCGLGPCVLLHDKPLDREATKIMLTIERDGAEVFRGDTSVAEMARGLEDLISWLGKENDFPNGVLLLTGTGIVPPDEFTLENRDVVSIEITGIGTLINPVVKD from the coding sequence ATGAAGCTCGCGAAAGTGCTATTGTCAAACGGGGAACGTCATGTCGCCATCGTGGAAGAGAACGGGGTGCAACTGCTGGATCTGTCGCAGGTCGACAACATCCATCGGCTGTCAGACATCCTCTACTCACCCGATCCGGCCGGGCTGGCGAAATTCCTGATCGACAAGGAACTGCCTCCGGTCCCCTTCAATCAACTTGAGTTCCTGGCCCCCGTCGATTTCCAGGAAGTCTGGGCGGCTGGAGTGACCTACAAACGCAGCCAGGTGGCCCGGATGGAAGAATCCGAAACCGCTGCTTCGCACTACGATCAGGTCTACACCGCAGATCGTCCCGAGCTCTTTTTCAAAGCGACCCCCAATCGGGTCTGCGGCCCCAATCAGCCGGTCCGCGTCCGCTTTGACAGTCAGTGGTCCGTGCCCGAACCCGAGCTGACTTTGGTCGTCTCCCCCGATCTGAAACTGGTCGGCTACACGGTGGGCAATGATATGTCTGCCCGCGACATCGAAGGTGAGAATCCGCTTTACCTGCCCCAAGCCAAGTTTTACAAAGAGTGTTGCGGCCTGGGCCCCTGTGTCCTGCTGCATGACAAGCCACTCGATCGCGAAGCCACAAAGATTATGCTGACCATTGAACGAGACGGCGCAGAAGTCTTCCGCGGCGATACTTCTGTTGCGGAAATGGCGCGGGGCCTGGAAGATCTGATCAGCTGGCTGGGGAAAGAAAACGACTTCCCCAACGGAGTGCTGCTGCTCACCGGGACCGGGATCGTTCCGCCGGACGAGTTCACCCTGGAAAATCGGGATGTCGTCTCCATCGAAATCACCGGCATCGGTACGCTGATCAACCCAGTCGTGAAAGATTAA